The Solanum lycopersicum chromosome 6, SLM_r2.1 genome has a window encoding:
- the LOC101244195 gene encoding ribose-phosphate pyrophosphokinase 1-like has product MASFTLFSSFSSTKKNTLISSFSSSSITSSLYRTSFAPKRTRPLNSVINCEINEPANEKPNVPIINDVILPTFLQDKCSENAVTSDNTKLNPKLKLFSGTANPSLSEEIAWNMGHELGKITIKRFADGEIYVQLQESVRGCDVFLIQPTCPPVNENLMELLVMIDACRRASAKNITAVIPYFGYARADRKTQNRQSIAAKLVGNVITEAGADRVLACDLHSGQSMGYFDIPVDHVHCQPVITDYLASKKISSNDLVVVSPDVGAVARARAFAKKLDAPLAIVDKRFQEHNHAEVMNLIGDVKGKVAVMVDDMIDTAGTICKGAELLHEEGAREIYACCTHGVFSPPAIGMLSSGLFEEVITTNTIPVMDRHYFPQLTVLSVANLLGETIWRVHGDRSVSSIYQ; this is encoded by the exons ATGGCTTCATTCACTCTGTTCTCCTCTTTCTCTTCTACTAAAAAAAACACTCTCatctcttccttttcttcttcttctattacCTCTTCTCTCTATCGCACAAGCTTTGCTCCCAAACGAACCCGGCCTCTCAACTCCGTCATT AATTGTGAAATCAATGAACCAGCGAATGAGAAGCCTAATGTGCCAATCATTAATGATGTGATACTTCCAACGTTCTTGCAAGACAAATGCTCAGAGAATGCAGTTACCAGCGATAACACCAAGCTGAATCCAAAACTGAAGTTATTTTCTGGAACTGCGAATCCTTCACTTTCTGAG GAAATTGCTTGGAACATGGGGCATGAACTGGGGAAGATCACCATCAAGCGCTTTGCTGATGGTGAAATTTATGTCCAGTTGCAAGAAAGTGTTCGAGGATGTGATGTTTTCTTGATTCAGCCCACTTGCCCTCCAGTCAATGAAAACCTTATGGAGCTTTTGGTGATGATAGATGCATGCCGAAGGGCTTCAGCCAAAAATATCACTGCTGTGATTCCATATTTTGGATATGCCAGAGCTGATAGGAAG ACACAAAATCGTCAATCCATTGCTGCCAAATTGGTTGGGAACGTTATAACAGAAGCAGGTGCAGATCGTGTTCTAGCTTGTGATCTTCACTCTGGGCAATCCATGGGTTATTTTGACATTCCAGTGGACCATGTACACTGTCAG CCTGTTATCACGGATTACCTTGCTAGCAAGAAGATTAGTTCCAATGATCTGGTGGTGGTCTCTCCTGATGTCGGGGCAGTTGCTAGAGCACGTGCTTTTGCAAAAAAGTTGGATGCACCTTTAGCCATTGTCGACAAAAGATTCCAGGAGCACAATCATGCTGAG GTTATGAACCTGATTGGTGATGTTAAAGGAAAAGTTGCTGTCATGGTTGATGACATGATTGACACAGCAG GGACTATTTGCAAAGGTGCAGAACTTTTGCACGAAGAGGGAGCACGGGAAATCTATGCATGCTGCACACATGGTGTTTTTAG CCCGCCTGCAATCGGAATGTTGTCAAGTGGCTTATTTGAAGAGGTTATCACCACAAACACAATTCCTGTGATGGACAGACACTACTTCCCCCAGCTGACTGTTCTCTCAGTTGCAAACCTTCTTGGTGAAACAATTTGGCGTGTCCATGGTGATCGTTCCGTGAGCAGCATTTATCAGTAG
- the LOC101245957 gene encoding two-component response regulator-like APRR2, which yields MVCTENELLEWKDFPKGLKVLLLDTDSNFASQMRSRLQQMDYIVYTFCNENEALSAISSKSEVFHVAIVEVSAGNSDGGFKFLESAKDLPTIMVSDIHSINIMMKCIALGAVEFLQKPLSDDKLRNIWQHVVHKAFHSGGKSVSESLKPVKESLLSILELQPVKHEADNENTNEAEPLISVVENQKASSSCCDKYPAPSTPQQKQGVRSVDDVDYQDHTILSNEQDSGMHEGDTKSVETTSCDSVAETTVLADSSERLGEAITKEEHYSAADQHMEDPIATCSPSNDNGSTCSADPNKASGLHSSSGTKANKKKMKVDWTPELHKKFVKAVEKIGIDQAIPSRILELMKVEGLTRHNIASHLQKFRMQRKQILPKEDERRWPRPQPRDPVQRTYYPHKPVMAFPTHHSNHATTAGQFYPAWIPPGGYPNGAHMWNSPYYHGWQPPETWHWNPQPGLYADVWGCPVTPPSLGSCTPYPQNASGFHRAEGMLNGYSIIQKSVDLHPAEEVIDKVVKEAINKPWLPLPLGLKPPSTESVLDALSKQGIPAVPPRHHRSHRPH from the exons ATGGTTTGCACTGAGAATGAATTATTGGAGTGGAAAGATTTCCCAAAAGGACTTAAAGTTCTTCTTCTTGATACAGACTCCAATTTTGCCTCACAGATGAGATCAAGGCTTCAACAAATGGACTATATag TTTACACATTCTGCAATGAGAATGAGGCTCTGTCTGCAATATCAAGCAAGTCGGAGGTGTTCCATGTTGCCATTGTAGAG GTAAGTGCTGGCAACAGCGATGGAGGATTCAAATTTCTCGAAAGTGCTAAAGATCTACCAACTATAA TGGTTTCAGATATTCACTCTATTAACATCATGATGAAGTGTATAGCA CTTGGTGCAGTTGAGTTCCTTCAGAAACCATTATCAGATGATAAACTGAGAAATATATGGCAGCATGTAGTTCACAAG GCATTTCATTCTGGAGGAAAGAGTGTCTCTGAGTCACTAAAGCCGGTTAAAGAATCTCTTTTGTCCATTCTAGAGCTCCAACCAGTAAAACACGAAGCAGATAATGAGAATACTAATGAAGCAGAACCCTTGATATCAGTGGTGGAAAACCAAAAAGCATCATCATCCTGCTGCGATAAATATCCAGCTCCTTCAACCCCACAACAGAAACAAGGAGTGAGGTCAGTGGATGATGTTGATTACCAAGATCATACTATCTTGTCAAATGAACAAGATAGTGGGATGCATGAAGGGGACACAAAATCTGTCGAAACTACTTCTTGCGATTCTGTTGCTGAGACTACTGTCTTGGCAGATTCTTCCGAGCGTCTAGGAGAGGCTATCACAAAGGAGGAACACTATTCTGCTGCTGATCAACATATGGAGGATCCTATTGCTACTTGTTCACCAAGTAATGACAATGGCAGTACTTGTTCTGCTGACCCGAACAAAGCTTCTGGTCTCCATAGTTCAAGTGGGACAAAAGctaataagaagaaaatgaag GTAGACTGGACACCTGAACTACACAAGAAATTTGTTAAAGCAGTAGAGAAAATTGGTATAGATCAAGCCATTCCTTCTCGAATACTGGAGCTGATGAAAGTAGAAGGCCTGACGAGACATAATATAGCTAGCCATCTCCAG AAATTCAGGATGCAGCGGAAGCAAATCTTGCCAAAGGAAGACGAAAGAAGGTGGCCTCGTCCTCAACCTAGAGATCCTGTACAGAGGACCTATTATCCACATAAACCTGTCATGGCCTTCCCAACCCATCATTCCAACCATGCAACCACAGCTGGTCAATTCTATCCTGCCTGGATACCACCAGGAGGTTACCCGAATGGTGCACATATGTGGAATTCGCCTTATTATCATGGATGGCAACCGCCTGAGACGTGGCACTGGAATCCTCAACCAGGG CTGTATGCTGATGTATGGGGTTGCCCCGTTACGCCTCCATCTTTAGGATCATGTACACCATACCCTCAG AATGCATCTGGATTTCACAGGGCTGAGGGAATGCTGAATGGATATAGCATAATACAGAAATCAGTCGATCTTCACCCG GCAGAGGAGGTGATAGATAAAGTGGTGAAGGAGGCAATAAACAAGCCATGGTTGCCTCTACCCTTGGGCCTAAAACCTCCTTCAACGGAGAGTGTTCTCGACGCGCTTTCTAAACAAGGCATCCCCGCCGTCCCTCCACGCCACCACCGCTCTCATCGCCCACACTGA